A genome region from Crossiella equi includes the following:
- a CDS encoding type III PLP-dependent enzyme, translating to MLDLDIVRQRFLDLRAALPEAEIFYAVKACPTPEVVRLLVELGSCFDVASVAEIDLCLAQGARPEAISYGNTIKKAADIAYAHSVGVGLFVTDSADDLAKLAEHAPGAEVFCRVLVVNEGSRTPFGKKFGCAEDMALDLLERARELGLRPAGISFHVGSQQIDPNAWNDGIAQAGRITRALRGRGIEPTLVNLGGGFPARYTEHAPALAEYAAAIQGQLAEHFGEHRPRVLIEPGRAIAADAGIIRTEVVLVARKSYVDDRRWVYLDIGRYNGLAETEGEMITYRLAAGHEDSERGPVVLAGPTCDGDDVLYQRTVYELPLALRAGDHLDILSAGAYTASYASVEFNGFAPLPTYCV from the coding sequence GTGCTGGACCTGGACATCGTCCGCCAGCGCTTCCTCGACCTGCGCGCCGCGCTGCCCGAGGCGGAGATCTTCTACGCGGTGAAGGCCTGCCCCACGCCCGAGGTGGTGCGCTTGCTCGTCGAGCTGGGCTCCTGCTTCGACGTGGCCAGCGTGGCCGAGATCGACCTGTGCCTGGCGCAGGGCGCCCGCCCGGAGGCCATCTCCTACGGCAACACCATCAAGAAGGCCGCCGACATCGCCTACGCCCACTCGGTGGGTGTGGGCCTGTTCGTCACCGACAGCGCCGACGACCTGGCCAAGCTCGCCGAGCACGCGCCGGGCGCCGAGGTGTTCTGCCGCGTGCTGGTGGTCAACGAGGGCTCGCGCACGCCGTTCGGCAAGAAGTTCGGCTGCGCCGAGGACATGGCCCTGGACCTGCTGGAGCGGGCCCGGGAGCTGGGCCTGCGCCCGGCCGGGATCTCCTTCCACGTCGGGTCCCAGCAGATCGACCCGAACGCCTGGAACGACGGGATCGCCCAGGCCGGTCGCATCACCCGGGCGCTGCGCGGGCGCGGCATCGAGCCGACCCTGGTCAACCTCGGCGGCGGGTTCCCCGCGCGCTACACCGAGCACGCCCCGGCCCTGGCCGAGTACGCCGCCGCGATCCAGGGGCAGCTGGCCGAGCACTTCGGCGAGCACCGCCCCCGGGTGCTGATCGAACCGGGCCGCGCGATCGCCGCGGACGCCGGGATCATCCGCACCGAGGTCGTCCTGGTCGCGCGGAAGTCCTATGTGGACGACCGTCGCTGGGTGTACCTGGACATCGGCCGCTACAACGGCCTGGCCGAGACCGAGGGTGAGATGATCACCTATCGGCTCGCGGCCGGGCACGAGGACAGCGAGCGCGGCCCGGTGGTCCTGGCCGGACCCACGTGTGACGGCGACGACGTGCTGTACCAGCGCACGGTGTACGAGTTGCCGCTAGCCCTCCGCGCCGGGGACCACCTGGACATCCTCAGCGCGGGTGCGTACACGGCCAGCTACGCCTCGGTGGAGTTCAACGGCTTCGCGCCGCTGCCCACGTACTGCGTCTGA
- the speD gene encoding adenosylmethionine decarboxylase, which yields MSIAPEAVQTVGLFSGQHVLAEIDGIDAAVLDDEVFLCQLLDDALQRAGATVLQVISKQFDPQGVTVLALLSESHASLHTYPEIGSVFVDVFTCGTKAQPEIAVNLLAEGMGAKTVHRRTIRRGLEPQNEMKVTP from the coding sequence ATGTCCATTGCGCCCGAAGCGGTGCAGACCGTCGGTCTGTTCAGCGGACAGCATGTCCTGGCGGAGATCGACGGGATCGACGCCGCTGTGCTGGACGACGAAGTGTTCCTGTGCCAGCTCCTGGATGACGCGCTCCAGCGGGCGGGTGCCACCGTCCTGCAAGTCATCTCCAAGCAGTTCGACCCGCAGGGGGTGACCGTGCTGGCCCTGCTCTCGGAGTCGCACGCCTCCCTGCACACCTACCCCGAGATCGGGTCGGTGTTCGTCGACGTGTTCACCTGCGGCACCAAGGCCCAGCCCGAGATCGCGGTCAACCTCCTGGCCGAGGGCATGGGCGCCAAGACCGTGCACCGCCGGACCATCCGGCGTGGCCTGGAACCCCAGAACGAGATGAAGGTGACCCCATGA
- a CDS encoding spermidine synthase, whose product MTSVVESTRVIREPMGAGLTRHWDMTEVLWEGDTAFQHVVIGRTEQGVSLFCDNDRQSTEFSQLTYHEALLVPGLLLADKVERVLVVGSSEGVVCQMSVAFGAEVVDHVDIDSECVKICAERLPYGYTPEELARAERHEGPVKVHYTDGWQYLVDAANDESQRYDIVLVDLPDEREEEAQHNRLYGEEFLGMCKAVLAPGGVVITQAGCQTMWRNTTLVRSWQRFNDTFGTVVYYGSDEHEWAYLFGRADEVAEPVEKMVRRLETSTYHPVSIDADALRGNSVPPYQVRKSYQR is encoded by the coding sequence ATGACCAGTGTCGTCGAGTCCACGCGGGTCATCCGCGAACCCATGGGCGCGGGCCTGACCCGCCACTGGGACATGACCGAGGTGCTGTGGGAGGGCGACACCGCCTTCCAGCACGTGGTGATCGGCCGCACCGAGCAGGGCGTGTCCCTGTTCTGCGACAACGACCGCCAGAGCACCGAGTTCAGCCAGCTCACCTACCACGAGGCGCTGCTGGTGCCGGGGCTGCTGCTGGCGGACAAGGTCGAGCGGGTGCTCGTGGTCGGCTCCTCCGAGGGTGTGGTCTGCCAGATGTCGGTGGCCTTCGGCGCCGAGGTCGTGGACCACGTGGACATCGACTCCGAGTGCGTGAAGATCTGCGCGGAGCGGCTGCCCTACGGCTACACGCCCGAGGAGCTGGCCCGCGCCGAGCGCCACGAGGGCCCGGTCAAGGTGCACTACACCGACGGCTGGCAGTACCTGGTGGACGCCGCCAACGACGAGTCGCAGCGCTACGACATCGTCCTGGTCGACCTCCCCGACGAGCGCGAGGAGGAGGCCCAGCACAACCGCCTGTACGGCGAGGAGTTCCTCGGCATGTGCAAGGCCGTGCTGGCCCCCGGCGGTGTGGTGATCACCCAGGCGGGCTGCCAGACCATGTGGCGCAACACCACGCTGGTCCGCTCCTGGCAGCGCTTCAACGACACCTTCGGCACCGTCGTCTACTACGGCTCCGACGAGCACGAGTGGGCCTACCTGTTCGGCCGCGCCGACGAGGTCGCCGAGCCGGTGGAGAAGATGGTGCGCCGCCTGGAGACCAGCACCTACCACCCGGTCTCCATCGACGCGGACGCCCTGCGCGGCAACAGCGTCCCGCCGTACCAGGTGCGCAAGAGCTACCAGCGCTGA
- a CDS encoding S1 family peptidase, with protein sequence MTALVATVLGLGLLSGTSASASPGDDPGVVVGGTPVADGKYPFMATLQDDRRGPTAFDRHRCGGSLVGPRVVLTAAHCVTIYNAETVKHLSVTVGRTQLSASQGESRQVVAVDIHEKYAQDGSYDVALLFLATPITTIKPIQLVTPGTDALERPGRLVTGIGWGNTEAQPGFPGGGVTVRPDRLQEVDVPIVSNDECAVSYPETSDRDLCAGRTGKDTCQGDSGGPLFVSLPSRNTFIQVGVVSRGFGCAATGYPGVYAKLSNTEIGTYISPRAAA encoded by the coding sequence ATGACGGCCCTGGTGGCCACCGTGCTCGGCCTCGGCCTGCTCTCCGGCACCTCCGCGTCGGCCTCGCCCGGTGACGACCCGGGCGTCGTGGTCGGCGGCACGCCGGTCGCGGACGGCAAGTACCCGTTCATGGCCACGCTGCAGGACGACCGGCGCGGCCCGACCGCCTTCGACCGGCACCGCTGCGGCGGCTCGCTGGTGGGCCCGCGCGTGGTGCTGACCGCCGCGCACTGCGTGACGATCTACAACGCCGAGACCGTCAAGCACCTGTCGGTCACCGTCGGCCGCACGCAGCTCTCGGCCAGCCAGGGCGAGAGCCGCCAGGTCGTCGCGGTGGACATCCACGAGAAGTACGCCCAGGACGGCAGCTACGACGTGGCCCTGCTGTTCCTGGCCACGCCGATCACCACGATCAAGCCGATCCAGCTGGTCACCCCGGGCACCGACGCGCTGGAGCGCCCGGGCCGCCTGGTCACCGGCATCGGCTGGGGCAACACCGAGGCCCAGCCCGGTTTCCCCGGCGGCGGCGTGACCGTGCGGCCGGACCGCCTCCAGGAGGTGGACGTGCCGATCGTGTCCAACGACGAGTGCGCGGTCTCCTACCCCGAGACCAGTGACCGCGACCTGTGCGCCGGTCGCACCGGCAAGGACACCTGCCAGGGCGACTCGGGCGGCCCGCTGTTCGTCTCCCTGCCCAGCCGCAACACCTTCATCCAGGTGGGCGTGGTCAGCCGCGGCTTCGGCTGCGCGGCCACCGGCTACCCGGGTGTGTACGCGAAGCTGTCCAACACCGAGATCGGCACCTACATCAGTCCGCGCGCGGCGGCCTGA
- a CDS encoding S1 family peptidase: MAVLAATLGVVATAGAAAAAPPPGDPGIIVGGQPVTDGKYPFMVTLQDARFGPTAYDRHNCGGTLIGPRVVLTAAHCVEFYTPETLGNLSVIVGRTQLSANQGEARKVRFTSIHPKYAEDGSYDIALLSLDAPVTTVKPVQLVTPGTDALERPGRIVTTAGWGNTEPQPGFPGGGVTNYPDRMQEVDVPILSNDECAVSYPETSDRDLCAGRTGKDSCQGDSGGPLFVSLPARNTFIQVGVVSRGIGCAATGFPGVYAKLSHPELGGWIQNPTTLAALEAGQ; encoded by the coding sequence ATGGCGGTACTCGCCGCGACCCTCGGTGTGGTGGCCACCGCCGGGGCGGCCGCGGCGGCGCCGCCGCCCGGCGACCCCGGGATCATCGTGGGCGGGCAGCCGGTGACCGACGGCAAGTACCCGTTCATGGTGACGCTCCAGGACGCCCGCTTCGGGCCCACCGCCTACGACCGCCACAACTGCGGCGGCACGCTGATCGGCCCGCGCGTGGTGCTGACCGCGGCGCACTGCGTGGAGTTCTACACCCCCGAGACGCTGGGCAACCTCTCGGTGATCGTGGGCCGCACGCAGCTGTCGGCCAACCAGGGCGAGGCGCGCAAGGTGCGCTTCACCAGCATCCACCCGAAGTACGCCGAGGACGGCAGCTACGACATCGCGCTGCTCTCCCTCGACGCGCCGGTCACCACGGTCAAGCCGGTCCAGCTGGTCACCCCGGGCACCGACGCGCTGGAGCGCCCGGGCCGGATCGTGACCACCGCGGGCTGGGGCAACACCGAGCCGCAGCCGGGCTTCCCGGGCGGCGGGGTGACCAACTACCCCGACCGCATGCAGGAGGTGGACGTCCCGATCCTGTCCAACGACGAGTGCGCGGTCTCCTACCCCGAGACCAGTGACCGCGACCTGTGCGCGGGCCGCACCGGCAAGGACTCCTGCCAGGGCGACTCCGGCGGCCCGCTGTTCGTCTCGCTGCCCGCCCGCAACACCTTCATCCAGGTGGGCGTGGTCAGCCGCGGCATCGGTTGCGCCGCCACCGGTTTCCCCGGTGTCTACGCCAAGCTCTCGCACCCGGAGCTGGGCGGCTGGATCCAGAACCCCACCACCCTCGCCGCACTGGAGGCCGGTCAGTGA
- a CDS encoding MFS transporter, with translation MDTAATAVVSRRRWAVLVVLAVSLLLVAVDATVLHTAVPSLAADLKPGPVGLLWIIDVYSLLAAPLLIAFGTLGDRFGRRRVLMLGYVVFGLASVGAALATTTGQLIAARAALGIGGAMIMPATLSVLRHIFPDRKERQFAIGVWSAVAAAGAALGPLLGGVLVEFFSWHAAFLVNVPVMLITIPLALWLVPESADPAKGRWDLLSAALSALGVLGIAYGIKQAGHDGILDPVALVTFLGGLALLVLFVRRQLRMAKPLLDMRMFRSATFSTAVGCVVLVMSSLAGLGLTFSQYLQYVLQLGPLDAGIRLMPAMVAAIVGGLVAAPLLQRFSTSVVTAGGFTLTGLSLVPAGFWLDTNDHPWLLIPCLLGVGLGVSAAFTASSDALLASAPPEQAGAAAAVEETGYELGTGLGTAVVGTVMASVYTAHLGLVPGVPDGVLATARQSMSEAHRVGTELGGPAGEALLAAARTAFVDGLTVTLVISAVVLALAAIVASRLLPRQVVEAPAHE, from the coding sequence ATGGACACCGCAGCCACGGCGGTGGTCTCACGGCGGCGCTGGGCCGTCCTGGTCGTGCTGGCGGTGAGCCTGCTGCTGGTCGCGGTCGACGCGACCGTGCTGCACACCGCGGTGCCCTCGCTGGCCGCCGACCTGAAACCCGGCCCGGTCGGGCTGCTCTGGATCATCGACGTCTACTCGCTGCTGGCCGCGCCGCTGCTGATCGCCTTCGGCACGCTCGGCGACCGGTTCGGCCGCCGCCGCGTGCTCATGCTCGGCTACGTCGTCTTCGGCCTGGCCTCGGTCGGTGCCGCGCTGGCCACCACGACCGGCCAGCTCATCGCCGCCCGCGCCGCGCTCGGCATCGGCGGCGCGATGATCATGCCCGCCACGCTGTCCGTGCTGCGGCACATCTTCCCCGACCGCAAGGAACGCCAGTTCGCCATCGGCGTGTGGAGCGCGGTGGCCGCCGCCGGTGCCGCGCTCGGCCCGCTGCTGGGCGGTGTGCTCGTGGAGTTCTTCAGCTGGCACGCGGCCTTCCTCGTCAACGTGCCGGTCATGCTCATCACCATCCCGCTCGCGCTGTGGCTGGTGCCCGAGTCGGCCGACCCGGCCAAGGGCCGCTGGGACCTGCTCTCGGCCGCGCTGTCCGCACTCGGTGTGCTCGGCATCGCCTACGGCATCAAGCAGGCGGGCCACGACGGCATCCTCGACCCGGTCGCCCTGGTCACCTTCCTCGGTGGGCTGGCGCTGCTGGTGCTGTTCGTGCGGCGGCAGCTGCGCATGGCGAAGCCGTTGCTGGACATGCGGATGTTCCGCAGCGCCACGTTCAGCACCGCCGTCGGCTGTGTCGTGCTGGTGATGAGCTCGCTGGCCGGGCTCGGCCTCACCTTCTCCCAGTACCTGCAGTACGTGCTCCAGCTCGGCCCGCTGGACGCCGGGATCCGGCTGATGCCCGCCATGGTCGCGGCCATCGTCGGCGGCCTGGTCGCCGCGCCGCTGCTGCAACGCTTCTCCACCAGCGTGGTCACCGCGGGCGGCTTCACCCTCACCGGCCTTTCGCTGGTGCCCGCCGGGTTCTGGCTGGACACCAACGACCACCCGTGGCTGCTCATCCCGTGCCTGCTCGGCGTGGGCCTGGGTGTCTCCGCCGCCTTCACCGCCTCCTCCGACGCACTGCTGGCCTCCGCGCCGCCCGAACAGGCCGGGGCCGCCGCCGCGGTCGAGGAGACCGGCTACGAGCTGGGCACGGGCCTGGGCACCGCGGTCGTGGGCACCGTGATGGCCTCGGTCTACACCGCCCACCTCGGCCTCGTGCCCGGCGTGCCGGACGGGGTGCTGGCCACCGCGCGGCAGTCCATGTCCGAGGCGCACCGCGTGGGCACCGAGCTCGGCGGCCCCGCCGGGGAGGCGCTGCTGGCCGCCGCCCGCACCGCGTTCGTCGACGGTCTGACCGTCACCCTGGTGATCAGCGCGGTGGTGCTCGCACTCGCCGCGATCGTCGCCTCCCGCCTGCTGCCCAGGCAGGTCGTCGAAGCACCCGCACACGAGTGA
- a CDS encoding class I SAM-dependent methyltransferase: MTPAATESEPKVREGWRTPAVLYQLISHPVLRFVLGWDLPSRDVAKWVQRGRTTVEIGSGGGFFTKALRAHLGAGNRLVGLDPAAGAQAKLADKHAGLPGAEMTLIAGDGCVLPFADNSVDTVFFSYSLEEVPDPLAAVREAVRVLKPGGQFVVFLWRPVILHRRRKPVTDLMERLLTREHASRGPQNLRLSFRKPA, encoded by the coding sequence GTGACCCCTGCCGCCACCGAGTCCGAACCGAAGGTCCGCGAGGGCTGGCGCACCCCGGCCGTGCTGTACCAGCTGATCAGCCACCCCGTGCTGCGGTTCGTGCTCGGCTGGGACCTGCCCAGCCGGGACGTCGCCAAGTGGGTGCAGCGCGGCAGGACCACCGTGGAGATCGGCAGCGGCGGCGGGTTCTTCACCAAGGCGCTGCGCGCCCACCTCGGCGCGGGCAACCGGCTGGTCGGCCTCGACCCGGCCGCGGGCGCGCAGGCCAAGCTCGCCGACAAGCACGCGGGCCTGCCCGGGGCGGAGATGACGCTCATCGCGGGTGACGGCTGCGTGCTGCCCTTCGCCGACAACAGCGTGGACACCGTGTTCTTCTCCTACAGCCTGGAGGAGGTGCCCGACCCGCTGGCCGCGGTGCGCGAGGCCGTGCGCGTGCTCAAACCGGGCGGGCAGTTCGTGGTGTTCCTGTGGCGCCCGGTCATCCTGCACCGCCGCCGCAAGCCCGTCACCGACCTGATGGAGCGCCTGCTCACCCGCGAGCACGCCAGCAGGGGGCCGCAGAACCTGCGCCTGTCCTTCCGCAAGCCCGCGTGA
- a CDS encoding PucR family transcriptional regulator, producing MSGARNRLDRVLADLGTTVLAEVLPGRPDAEVSEVVVHDPAEPVDLRPGGLLLGVGLRERTAIASLLSTLGGLGATALLVKAPVPVDEAVRAAAVAGGVALLEVSAAASWAHVLALLQSRVSRDETSAPGAGLDGGDLFALANAVAALLDAPVTIEDRSSRVLAFSAGQDSTDASRVATVLGRQVPRVWQDRLTERGVFRELYRSTEPIFVDLGDIEDSIPRAAVAVRAGEEILGSMWAAVRAPLTPERGTAFRDAAQVVALHLMRQRAGADVQRRLRADLLATVLEGGPGAADAASRLGLAGERLCVLAAAGPAEADPAAREAAAHRLCDALSLHLRTTVSRPTAAAPLGEVVYGLLPVTEDTAAARIAEDFRTRTGTAVRIGVGRVVPGWPDVARSRADADAVLRALGPAAGVARLADVHLELLLTHLADLVAGEHLPVPRPVLVLREHDREHGTEFVATLLAYLDAFGDVGQAARSLHVHPNTFRYRLRRLTEISGLDLADARARLSAHLHLLLP from the coding sequence GTGAGCGGTGCCCGCAACCGGCTCGACCGGGTACTCGCCGACCTCGGTACCACCGTGCTCGCCGAGGTCCTGCCCGGCCGGCCGGACGCGGAGGTCTCCGAGGTCGTCGTGCACGACCCGGCCGAGCCCGTCGACCTCCGCCCGGGCGGACTGCTGCTCGGTGTCGGGCTGCGCGAGAGGACCGCGATCGCCTCGCTGCTGAGCACGCTCGGCGGCCTCGGCGCGACCGCGCTGCTGGTCAAGGCGCCGGTCCCGGTGGACGAGGCGGTGCGCGCGGCCGCGGTGGCCGGGGGCGTGGCGCTGCTGGAGGTCTCCGCCGCCGCGTCCTGGGCACACGTGCTGGCCCTGCTGCAGAGCCGGGTGAGCCGTGACGAGACCAGCGCGCCCGGCGCCGGGCTGGACGGCGGCGACCTGTTCGCGCTGGCCAACGCGGTGGCGGCGCTGCTGGACGCACCCGTCACCATCGAGGACCGCTCCTCCCGGGTGCTGGCCTTCTCCGCCGGTCAGGACAGCACCGACGCCTCCCGGGTGGCCACCGTGCTGGGCCGCCAGGTGCCGCGGGTGTGGCAGGACCGGCTCACCGAACGCGGGGTCTTCCGCGAGCTGTACCGCAGCACCGAACCGATCTTCGTCGACCTGGGCGACATCGAGGACTCCATCCCGCGCGCGGCGGTGGCGGTCCGGGCGGGCGAGGAGATCCTGGGCTCGATGTGGGCGGCCGTGCGCGCCCCGCTCACCCCGGAGCGCGGCACCGCCTTCCGCGACGCCGCCCAGGTCGTGGCCCTGCACCTGATGCGCCAGCGCGCCGGCGCGGACGTGCAGCGCCGTCTGCGGGCCGACCTGCTGGCCACCGTCCTGGAGGGCGGCCCGGGCGCGGCCGACGCGGCGAGCAGGCTCGGCCTGGCGGGGGAACGGCTGTGCGTGCTGGCCGCCGCCGGTCCGGCCGAGGCGGACCCGGCCGCCCGCGAGGCCGCCGCCCACCGCCTGTGCGACGCCCTGTCCCTGCACCTGCGCACCACGGTCTCCCGCCCGACCGCGGCCGCCCCGCTCGGCGAGGTCGTCTACGGGCTGCTGCCGGTCACCGAGGACACCGCGGCCGCCCGCATCGCCGAGGACTTCCGCACCCGCACCGGTACCGCCGTGCGCATCGGCGTCGGCCGGGTCGTGCCGGGCTGGCCGGACGTGGCGCGCTCCCGGGCCGACGCGGACGCCGTGCTGCGCGCCCTGGGCCCGGCCGCCGGGGTGGCGCGGCTGGCTGACGTGCACCTGGAGCTGCTGCTCACCCACCTGGCCGACCTGGTCGCGGGGGAGCACCTGCCGGTGCCCAGGCCGGTCCTGGTGCTGCGCGAGCACGACCGCGAGCACGGCACCGAGTTCGTGGCCACCCTGCTGGCCTACCTGGACGCCTTCGGCGACGTCGGGCAGGCCGCGCGCTCGCTGCACGTGCACCCGAACACCTTCCGGTACCGGCTGCGGCGGCTCACCGAGATCAGCGGCCTGGACCTGGCCGACGCGCGGGCCAGGCTGAGCGCGCACCTGCACCTGCTGCTGCCCTGA
- a CDS encoding serine hydrolase domain-containing protein, which translates to MTRIDEVRTWLRENLPALAEKHGVPGAQAAVLVDGEVADAAAGLLSTRTGVEATTDALFQVGSVTKLWTATLVLQLVDEGLLDLDAPVRAHVPDAPDVTTRQLLNHTGGFEGDLFFDTGRGEDAIAKLVARLGEARPLFPAGERFSYNNAGYVVLGRLVEVLRDKPFAQVLRERLITPLGLAHTASGAEEAILFRAAVGHLPGPGGPVAAPVWSIAASNAPAGSQLAMRAADLLEFARLYLDGGREGVLSAEAVAALHAAEVELPYLARMPTHYGLGWGRWELGEHVVVGHDGGTIGQSAFLRLVPAAGVAVALLTNGGATAALYQDVVVHLVRELTGVELPAAPELPEAPVRIDPARVVGRYDTVMARFEVTVDEQDRLWLRTTPLTEEARQLMPADAPPVELVALREDVLLTRERTAGTHMAYAVIGEPGQPARFLHNSRALPRS; encoded by the coding sequence ATGACGCGAATCGACGAGGTCCGGACCTGGCTCCGGGAGAACCTGCCCGCGCTGGCCGAGAAGCACGGGGTGCCCGGGGCCCAGGCCGCGGTGCTCGTGGACGGGGAGGTCGCCGACGCCGCGGCCGGGCTGCTCAGCACGCGCACCGGCGTCGAGGCCACCACCGACGCGCTGTTCCAGGTCGGCTCGGTGACCAAGCTGTGGACGGCGACCCTGGTCCTGCAGCTGGTCGACGAGGGGCTGCTCGACCTGGACGCCCCGGTGCGCGCGCACGTGCCCGACGCCCCGGACGTCACCACCCGGCAGCTGCTCAACCACACCGGCGGGTTCGAGGGCGACCTGTTCTTCGACACCGGCCGAGGTGAGGACGCCATCGCCAAGCTGGTGGCCCGGCTCGGCGAGGCCCGGCCGCTGTTCCCGGCGGGGGAGCGCTTCTCCTACAACAACGCCGGGTACGTGGTGCTCGGCCGTCTGGTGGAGGTGCTGCGGGACAAGCCGTTCGCCCAGGTCCTGCGCGAGCGCCTGATCACCCCGCTGGGCCTGGCCCACACCGCCTCCGGGGCCGAGGAGGCCATCCTGTTCCGCGCCGCGGTCGGGCACCTGCCCGGTCCGGGCGGTCCGGTGGCCGCGCCGGTGTGGTCGATCGCGGCCTCCAACGCGCCCGCGGGCAGCCAGCTCGCCATGCGCGCCGCCGACCTGCTGGAGTTCGCCCGCCTGTACCTGGACGGCGGCCGCGAGGGCGTGCTCAGCGCCGAGGCCGTCGCCGCCCTGCACGCCGCCGAGGTCGAGCTGCCCTACCTGGCCCGCATGCCCACCCACTACGGGCTCGGCTGGGGCCGGTGGGAGCTCGGCGAGCACGTCGTGGTCGGGCACGACGGCGGCACCATCGGCCAGTCCGCGTTCCTGCGCCTGGTGCCCGCGGCCGGGGTCGCGGTCGCGCTGCTCACCAACGGCGGGGCCACCGCGGCGCTCTACCAGGACGTCGTGGTGCACCTGGTCCGCGAGCTGACCGGGGTCGAGCTGCCCGCCGCGCCCGAGCTGCCCGAGGCGCCCGTGCGGATCGACCCGGCGCGGGTGGTCGGGCGCTACGACACGGTGATGGCCCGGTTCGAGGTCACCGTCGACGAGCAGGACCGCCTCTGGCTGCGCACCACCCCGCTCACCGAGGAGGCCCGGCAGCTGATGCCCGCCGACGCGCCGCCGGTCGAGCTGGTCGCCCTGCGCGAGGACGTGCTGCTCACCCGCGAGCGCACGGCCGGCACGCACATGGCCTACGCGGTCATCGGCGAGCCCGGGCAGCCCGCCCGGTTCCTGCACAACTCCCGCGCGCTGCCCCGGTCCTGA
- a CDS encoding M20 family metallopeptidase, with translation MPALLDDLGELITCESPSSDLAALARSADLVTEQGTRLLGQAPERIERAGVPHLRWQWGERPRVLVLAHHDTVWPVGTLARLPFGITDGVLRGPACFDMKTGLVQALHALSWLDSLDGVAVLVTGDEELGSLSSRTLIEDTARGCDAVFVLEAAAKGGALKTERKGTSIYQVEVTGRAAHAGLEPERGVNAGIELAHQVLAIAGLGDPELGTSVTPTVLSGGTTTNTVPAAARLDIDVRARTVAEQQRVDKAMHALAPVLPGAELTVHGSPNRPPMELASATGLFDRAVRLAQAMGLPPLTSASVGGASDGNFTAGVGVPTLDGLGAVGDGAHAEHEHVLVAEIPGRAALLAALVDDVRGL, from the coding sequence CTGCCCGCGCTCCTGGACGACCTCGGGGAGCTGATCACCTGCGAGAGCCCGTCGAGTGACCTGGCCGCGCTCGCCCGCAGCGCCGACCTGGTCACCGAACAGGGCACCCGCCTGCTCGGCCAGGCCCCCGAACGCATCGAGCGCGCCGGGGTGCCGCACCTGCGCTGGCAGTGGGGCGAGCGGCCCCGCGTGCTCGTGCTCGCCCACCACGACACCGTGTGGCCCGTCGGCACGCTGGCCCGGCTGCCCTTCGGCATCACCGACGGGGTGCTGCGCGGGCCCGCCTGCTTCGACATGAAGACCGGGCTGGTGCAGGCGCTGCACGCGCTGTCCTGGCTGGACTCCCTGGACGGGGTCGCGGTCCTGGTCACCGGCGACGAGGAGCTCGGCTCGCTCAGCTCCCGCACGCTCATCGAGGACACCGCCCGCGGCTGCGACGCGGTGTTCGTGCTGGAGGCCGCGGCCAAGGGCGGCGCGCTCAAGACCGAGCGCAAGGGCACCAGCATCTACCAGGTCGAGGTCACCGGCCGCGCCGCGCACGCCGGGCTGGAGCCCGAGCGCGGGGTGAACGCGGGCATCGAGCTGGCCCACCAGGTGCTGGCCATCGCCGGGCTCGGCGACCCGGAGCTGGGCACCTCGGTCACGCCGACCGTGCTCAGCGGCGGTACCACCACCAACACCGTGCCCGCCGCGGCCCGCCTGGACATCGACGTGCGCGCCCGCACGGTGGCCGAGCAGCAGCGCGTGGACAAGGCCATGCACGCGCTGGCGCCGGTGCTGCCCGGGGCGGAGCTGACCGTGCACGGCAGCCCGAACCGGCCGCCCATGGAGCTGGCCTCGGCCACCGGGCTCTTCGACCGCGCGGTGCGGCTGGCCCAGGCCATGGGGCTGCCGCCGCTGACCTCGGCGTCGGTGGGCGGGGCCTCGGACGGCAACTTCACCGCGGGCGTGGGTGTGCCCACCCTGGACGGCCTCGGTGCCGTCGGCGACGGCGCGCACGCCGAGCACGAGCACGTGCTCGTCGCCGAGATCCCCGGCCGGGCGGCGCTGCTGGCCGCGCTCGTCGACGACGTGAGAGGGCTGTAG